The following coding sequences lie in one Phycicoccus duodecadis genomic window:
- a CDS encoding NUDIX hydrolase, whose translation MTAPADVARTFAHLYADAGDLLGGWAAPDAAQEELRRQYLGFLAAHPDGVAKAGPSEHLTASCLVLDPAGTRVLLTHHRKARQWFQFGGHLEAGDASVWAAARREAREESGLASLEPLPDPVQLDRHVLDGDFRRCREHLDVRYVAVAPEGAEPAVSGESLDVRWWPVDALPEGTRAELSPLVRLARRVAGLG comes from the coding sequence GTGACGGCCCCGGCCGACGTCGCCCGCACCTTCGCGCACCTGTACGCCGACGCCGGCGACCTCCTGGGCGGCTGGGCCGCTCCGGACGCCGCCCAGGAGGAGCTGCGCCGGCAGTACCTGGGGTTCCTCGCCGCGCACCCCGACGGCGTGGCCAAGGCCGGCCCGTCCGAGCACCTGACCGCCTCGTGCCTGGTCCTGGACCCGGCCGGCACCCGGGTGCTGCTGACCCATCACCGCAAGGCGCGCCAGTGGTTCCAGTTCGGCGGGCACCTCGAGGCCGGCGACGCCTCGGTGTGGGCCGCGGCCCGGCGGGAGGCGCGCGAGGAGAGCGGCCTGGCCTCGCTCGAGCCGCTGCCGGACCCGGTCCAGCTCGACCGGCACGTGCTCGACGGCGACTTCCGGCGCTGCCGCGAGCATCTCGACGTGCGCTACGTGGCGGTGGCCCCCGAGGGCGCCGAGCCGGCGGTCAGCGGGGAGTCGCTGGACGTGCGGTGGTGGCCGGTCGACGCGCTGCCCGAGGGCACCCGGGCCGAGCTCTCACCCCTGGTGCGGCTCGCCCGCCGGGTCGCGGGCCTCGGCTGA
- a CDS encoding M48 family metallopeptidase yields MGTPDIEVRRSGRRRRTVSAYRDGGRTVVLIPASFSAAEEARWVARMLARLERGEHRQPLSDQALATRAERLSRRYLGGHARPDSVRWVTTMDKRWASCTPATGAIRVSDRLRDVPEYVLDYVLLHELAHLLVAGHGAGFWRLLGSYPRLERARGFLDGLAHAAGEPAADALDAEDEVAGPADPASAEARDPAGEPHQG; encoded by the coding sequence GTGGGGACGCCGGACATCGAGGTCCGCCGCAGCGGACGCCGCCGTCGCACGGTCAGTGCCTACCGCGACGGCGGTCGCACCGTCGTGCTCATCCCCGCCTCGTTCTCCGCCGCCGAGGAGGCCCGCTGGGTGGCCCGGATGCTGGCCCGCCTCGAACGTGGCGAGCACCGACAGCCGCTCAGCGACCAGGCGCTCGCGACCCGGGCCGAGCGACTGTCGCGTCGGTACCTCGGCGGGCACGCGCGCCCCGACAGCGTCCGCTGGGTCACCACGATGGACAAGCGGTGGGCCTCCTGCACCCCGGCCACCGGGGCGATCCGCGTCAGCGACCGGCTGCGCGACGTACCCGAGTACGTCCTCGACTACGTGCTGCTGCACGAGCTGGCCCATCTCCTGGTGGCGGGGCACGGCGCCGGCTTCTGGCGGCTGCTGGGGTCCTACCCGCGCCTCGAGCGCGCCCGGGGCTTCCTCGACGGGCTGGCCCACGCGGCCGGCGAGCCGGCTGCCGACGCTCTGGACGCGGAGGACGAGGTGGCTGGACCGGCCGATCCGGCGTCAGCCGAGGCCCGCGACCCGGCGGGCGAGCCGCACCAGGGGTGA
- a CDS encoding DUF5679 domain-containing protein, with protein sequence MADETYKGEFYCVKCKEKREAEGKVVVSENGRRMAKGQCPVCGTNLNRILGKA encoded by the coding sequence ATGGCTGACGAGACGTACAAGGGCGAGTTCTACTGCGTGAAGTGCAAGGAGAAGCGCGAGGCCGAGGGGAAGGTCGTCGTGTCCGAGAACGGCCGCCGGATGGCCAAGGGCCAGTGCCCGGTCTGCGGCACCAACCTCAACCGCATCCTCGGCAAGGCCTGA